A DNA window from Choristoneura fumiferana chromosome 2, NRCan_CFum_1, whole genome shotgun sequence contains the following coding sequences:
- the LOC141445632 gene encoding probable U3 small nucleolar RNA-associated protein 11 yields the protein MSSWKKAAKAHQKTHRERHQPEARKHLGLLEKKTDYKKRAKDYHDKGKTLKILRKRTLDKNPDEFYFHMINSRVKNGEHHELVKEEEHTSEQKKLMQTQDVKYINMKRTMESRRITRLQSELHMTDIAESTPNTHTFFVDEDEVENFDLAKRLDTHPALLGRKSNRPRLADLDKIQLPDVDEKTIQNLKKKKDKVYKELSKRIDREKELMVIQQKMEIKKHVQSAKLKPKRVKKGSKSNAPVYEFQYVRKK from the exons ATGTCTTCATGGAAAAAGGCCGCTAAGgcccatcagaagacccacagAGAGCGGCATCAGCCCGAAGCGCGAAAACACTTGGGCTTGCTTGAAAAGAAGACCGACTACAAGAAACGCGCTAAAGACTACCATGATAAGGGCAAGACGCTCAAGATACTCCGTAAAAGGACGCTGGACAAGAATCCAGATGAGTTCTACTTTCATATGATCAactctcgggtcaaaaatggg GAACATCATGAGCTGGTGAAAGAGGAGGAGCACACGTCAGAGCAAAAGAAGCTCATGCAGACCCAGGATGTCAAGTACATTAACATGAAGCGCACCATGGAAAGCAGGAGAATCACCCGTCTGCAG TCAGAACTGCACATGACCGATATAGCAGAGTCAACTCCGAACACGCACACATTCTTCGTAGATGAAGATGAGGTGGAAAACTTTGACTTGGCGAAGAGGCTAGACACACATCCCGCTCTGCTTGGCAGGAAGTCCAACCGGCCCAGGCTGGCAGACCTAGACAAGATACAACTGCCTGATGTTGATGAAAAG acAATTCAAAActtaaagaagaagaaagacaAGGTGTACAAGGAATTGTCGAAAAGGATAGACAGAGAAAAAGAATTGATGGTCATCCAGCAGAAAATGGAGATCAAGAAACATGTACAGAGCGCCAAACTTAAGCCGAAAAGGGTTAAAAAAGGCTCCAAATCTAATGCCCCTGTGTATGAATTCCAATATGTAAGGAAGAAATAA
- the LOC141445623 gene encoding endothelin-converting enzyme homolog isoform X2, whose amino-acid sequence MKYKVKDIDAESHHSARAPVDKLEEKLERTVRCSSVLIGALGLSLIALAVYTAVLVLSDHWSPRPCVSEECVGTASRIISSLNKDVEPCTDFYEFACGGWIKKNPVPEWATSWDQLARLRERLVSDLRELLEMPDEEGLPSSVLKAKALYRTCVNTDKLESEGIKPIQRILQELSLPPTPPVEVSSNFSWELVAGRGRRLLGLSVLLSVQVAEDVRNTSRNRVVIEQVSPGFSERYLLAPEQFAHELEQYHKYIRDMVATADPPTNATAFADDIVDFSKSLAKIMTPVEVRRSGTHLFHEVSVQQLVQGSGGGPAQWKEHKWEKYLELVFANTSVTLDPSADRVIVMDLPYLQKLATLLSDTKPVVVERFLWWSVFSTVAPMTLSAFRDLGFAFSRAVFGLQQRTPRWKSCTANVNANFGVALSYLYVKRHFDQTSRQKAIEMVEDVRSAFAEAVEELDWMDSTTRVKTLSKLSAIRNFVGFPAWLLTAEQLDKHYKHAEVVENSLFETYLKLTKAAVKKSLETLREKPDRNRWVATATTVNAFYSATLNSVTFPAGILQPPFYGNGIEAINYGSIGAIMGHEVTHGFDDQGRRYDAEGNLKQWWSAATLEHYHGRVQCIVDQYSRYHLPQLPNYTVHGFNTQGENIADNGGLRAALHAYTLLTKREPAARRHTLPGLPHYKPEQLFFLGFAQIWCGNSTVGALKSKMVEGVHSPNKIRVIGTLSNSKEFADAWQCPLGSPMNPEHKCVLW is encoded by the exons GGAACGCACCGTCCGCTGTTCATCAGTGCTGATCGGCGCGCTAGGACTGTCTCTGATCGCACTAGCAGTGTACACAGCTGTGCTGGTGCTGTCAGACCACTGGAGCCCGCGGCCCTGCGTCAGCGAGGAGTGTGTTGGCACTG CATCAAGGATAATCTCATCCCTGAACAAGGATGTCGAACCTTGCACGGACTTCTACGAGTTCGCGTGCGGCGGCTGGATCAAGAAGAACCCTGTCCCGGAATGGGCCACCTCGTGGGACCAGCTCGCCAG GTTACGGGAGCGACTGGTCTCGGACCTGCGAGAACTGCTGGAAATGCCGGATGAGGAGGGGCTCCCGAGCAGCGTGCTCAAAGCCAAGGCGCTATACAGAACTTGTGTCAACACTG ATAAACTAGAATCTGAGGGCATCAAACCAATTCAGCGGATCCTTCAGGAATTGAGCCTCCCCCCCACGCCGCCGGTGGAGGTGTCTTCGAACTTCAGCTGGGAGCTGGTGGCGGGGCGCGGCCGCAGGCTGCTGGGGCTCAGTGTGCTGCTGAGCGTGCAGGTCGCTGAAGATGTCAGGAACACCAGCCGCAATCGCGTTGTG ATCGAGCAGGTTTCACCCGGATTCAGCGAGCGTTACCTCCTGGCTCCTGAGCAGTTCGCTCATGAGCTGGAGCAATACCACAAGTACATCAGAGACATGGTCGCCACGGCCGACCCTCCGACTAATGCCACCGCCTTCGCTGACGACATCGTGGATTTCAGCAAGAGTTTGGCTAAG ATCATGACCCCTGTAGAAGTGCGTAGAAGTGGCACCCACCTGTTCCACGAAGTCAGCGTGCAGCAACTGGTGCAGGGCTCCGGAGGCGGCCCCGCGCAGTGGAAGGAG CACAAGTGGGAGAAATACTTGGAGCTGGTGTTCGCAAACACAAGCGTGACCCTGGACCCGAGCGCCGATCGCGTCATCGTCATGGACTTGCCGTATCTGCAGAAACTGGCGACTCTACTGTCGGATACGAAACCGGTTGTGGTCG AACGCTTCCTCTGGTGGAGCGTGTTCTCAACAGTCGCCCCGATGACCCTCAGTGCCTTCCGGGACCTCGGCTTTGCCTTCAGCCGCGCCGTCTTCGGGCTGCAGCAGCGGACTCCCAGGTGGAAGAGCTGCACGGCCAACGTCAATGCGAATTTCGGAGTGGCTCTGAGCTATCTGTACGTGAAGAGGCACTTTGATCAGACTTCTAGACAGAAG GCTATAGAGATGGTGGAAGACGTCCGGTCGGCGTTCGCGGAGGCCGTGGAGGAGCTCGACTGGATGGACTCGACGACGCGCGTGAAGACGCTCAGCAAGCTCAGCGCCATCCGCAACTTCGTCGGGTTTCCCGCCTGGCTGCTCACCGCCGAACAGCTGGATAAGCATTACAAGCAC gCTGAAGTAGTGGAGAACAGTCTATTCGAGACCTACTTAAAGCTGACGAAAGCTGCGGTGAAAAAGTCTTTGGAGACGCTAAGAGAAAAACCAGATAGAAATAG GTGGGTGGCAACAGCCACAACAGTGAATGCTTTCTATTCTGCCACCCTCAACTCAGTCA cgtTCCCGGCTGGAATACTGCAGCCTCCTTTCTACGGTAACGGGATCGA AGCGATAAATTACGGATCAATTGGTGCCATAATGGGTCATGAAGTGACGCACGGATTCGATGATCAAG GTCGACGCTACGACGCGGAAGGCAACCTGAAGCAGTGGTGGTCGGCGGCCACTCTGGAGCACTACCACGGCCGCGTGCAGTGCATCGTGGACCAGTACTCGCGCTACCATCTGCCGCAGCTGCCCAACTATACG GTGCACGGGTTCAACACGCAGGGCGAGAACATCGCGGACAACGGCGGGCTGCGAGCCGCCCTGCATGCCTACACGCTGCTCACCAAGCGGGagcccgccgcgcgccgccacaCGCTGCCCGGCCTGCCGCACTACAAGCCCGAACAGCTGTTCTTCTTGGGCTTCGCGCAG ATATGGTGCGGCAACTCAACAGTAGGCGCTCTCAAATCCAAGATGGTGGAAGGCGTGCACAGCCCCAACAAGATCCGAGTCATCGGCACGCTCAGCAACTCCAAAGAGTTCGCAGACGCGTGGCAGTGCCCCCTCGGCTCACCCATGAACCCGGAGCACAAGTGCGTGCTGTGGTGA
- the LOC141445623 gene encoding neprilysin-4-like isoform X1, whose translation MPDEEGLPSSVLKAKALYRTCVNTDKLESEGIKPIQRILQELSLPPTPPVEVSSNFSWELVAGRGRRLLGLSVLLSVQVAEDVRNTSRNRVVIEQVSPGFSERYLLAPEQFAHELEQYHKYIRDMVATADPPTNATAFADDIVDFSKSLAKIMTPVEVRRSGTHLFHEVSVQQLVQGSGGGPAQWKEHKWEKYLELVFANTSVTLDPSADRVIVMDLPYLQKLATLLSDTKPVVVERFLWWSVFSTVAPMTLSAFRDLGFAFSRAVFGLQQRTPRWKSCTANVNANFGVALSYLYVKRHFDQTSRQKAIEMVEDVRSAFAEAVEELDWMDSTTRVKTLSKLSAIRNFVGFPAWLLTAEQLDKHYKHAEVVENSLFETYLKLTKAAVKKSLETLREKPDRNRWVATATTVNAFYSATLNSVTFPAGILQPPFYGNGIEAINYGSIGAIMGHEVTHGFDDQGRRYDAEGNLKQWWSAATLEHYHGRVQCIVDQYSRYHLPQLPNYTVHGFNTQGENIADNGGLRAALHAYTLLTKREPAARRHTLPGLPHYKPEQLFFLGFAQIWCGNSTVGALKSKMVEGVHSPNKIRVIGTLSNSKEFADAWQCPLGSPMNPEHKCVLW comes from the exons ATGCCGGATGAGGAGGGGCTCCCGAGCAGCGTGCTCAAAGCCAAGGCGCTATACAGAACTTGTGTCAACACTG ATAAACTAGAATCTGAGGGCATCAAACCAATTCAGCGGATCCTTCAGGAATTGAGCCTCCCCCCCACGCCGCCGGTGGAGGTGTCTTCGAACTTCAGCTGGGAGCTGGTGGCGGGGCGCGGCCGCAGGCTGCTGGGGCTCAGTGTGCTGCTGAGCGTGCAGGTCGCTGAAGATGTCAGGAACACCAGCCGCAATCGCGTTGTG ATCGAGCAGGTTTCACCCGGATTCAGCGAGCGTTACCTCCTGGCTCCTGAGCAGTTCGCTCATGAGCTGGAGCAATACCACAAGTACATCAGAGACATGGTCGCCACGGCCGACCCTCCGACTAATGCCACCGCCTTCGCTGACGACATCGTGGATTTCAGCAAGAGTTTGGCTAAG ATCATGACCCCTGTAGAAGTGCGTAGAAGTGGCACCCACCTGTTCCACGAAGTCAGCGTGCAGCAACTGGTGCAGGGCTCCGGAGGCGGCCCCGCGCAGTGGAAGGAG CACAAGTGGGAGAAATACTTGGAGCTGGTGTTCGCAAACACAAGCGTGACCCTGGACCCGAGCGCCGATCGCGTCATCGTCATGGACTTGCCGTATCTGCAGAAACTGGCGACTCTACTGTCGGATACGAAACCGGTTGTGGTCG AACGCTTCCTCTGGTGGAGCGTGTTCTCAACAGTCGCCCCGATGACCCTCAGTGCCTTCCGGGACCTCGGCTTTGCCTTCAGCCGCGCCGTCTTCGGGCTGCAGCAGCGGACTCCCAGGTGGAAGAGCTGCACGGCCAACGTCAATGCGAATTTCGGAGTGGCTCTGAGCTATCTGTACGTGAAGAGGCACTTTGATCAGACTTCTAGACAGAAG GCTATAGAGATGGTGGAAGACGTCCGGTCGGCGTTCGCGGAGGCCGTGGAGGAGCTCGACTGGATGGACTCGACGACGCGCGTGAAGACGCTCAGCAAGCTCAGCGCCATCCGCAACTTCGTCGGGTTTCCCGCCTGGCTGCTCACCGCCGAACAGCTGGATAAGCATTACAAGCAC gCTGAAGTAGTGGAGAACAGTCTATTCGAGACCTACTTAAAGCTGACGAAAGCTGCGGTGAAAAAGTCTTTGGAGACGCTAAGAGAAAAACCAGATAGAAATAG GTGGGTGGCAACAGCCACAACAGTGAATGCTTTCTATTCTGCCACCCTCAACTCAGTCA cgtTCCCGGCTGGAATACTGCAGCCTCCTTTCTACGGTAACGGGATCGA AGCGATAAATTACGGATCAATTGGTGCCATAATGGGTCATGAAGTGACGCACGGATTCGATGATCAAG GTCGACGCTACGACGCGGAAGGCAACCTGAAGCAGTGGTGGTCGGCGGCCACTCTGGAGCACTACCACGGCCGCGTGCAGTGCATCGTGGACCAGTACTCGCGCTACCATCTGCCGCAGCTGCCCAACTATACG GTGCACGGGTTCAACACGCAGGGCGAGAACATCGCGGACAACGGCGGGCTGCGAGCCGCCCTGCATGCCTACACGCTGCTCACCAAGCGGGagcccgccgcgcgccgccacaCGCTGCCCGGCCTGCCGCACTACAAGCCCGAACAGCTGTTCTTCTTGGGCTTCGCGCAG ATATGGTGCGGCAACTCAACAGTAGGCGCTCTCAAATCCAAGATGGTGGAAGGCGTGCACAGCCCCAACAAGATCCGAGTCATCGGCACGCTCAGCAACTCCAAAGAGTTCGCAGACGCGTGGCAGTGCCCCCTCGGCTCACCCATGAACCCGGAGCACAAGTGCGTGCTGTGGTGA